From the genome of Burkholderia cepacia ATCC 25416:
ATCGACATCGCGGTGCGCGTGATGCCGGAGCCGCCGCAGAACCTCGTCGCGCGCGACATGGGCGCGGTGCGCTACGTCGCGTGCGCATCGGCCGCGTTCGCGGCCGAGCACGGGATGCCGGCGAGCCTCGGCGCGTTGTCGGCCTCCCCCGTCGTCACCGCGACGGTGATGGGCCGGCAGCTCAGGATCGCCGCGTATCTCGGCGACGAGCGCCACGAGGTGCTGCTCGAGCCCACGCTGATTTCGGAGAACTTCCTGTTCCTGCGGCAGGCGATCCTCGGCGGGATCGGCGTCGGCATCGTGCCCGACTACGTGGTGCAGGACGACATCCGGCGCGGCACGGTCGTCACGTCGCTCGACGCGTACCGGCTCAGCATCTTCGGCACGCACATGTACATGCTCTACATGCCGAACCGGCACCACACGCGTGCGACGTCGACGTTCATAGAGTTCATCCTCGAACAGGCCGGAAAGACCGGCCGGGGCGGGCCCGGCGCGATGCGTCAGGGTTTCCTGTCGGGTGACAACCCGCCGGCCGCGCGGCGACAATAGCGCGCCGGGGCGGGCAGCCGCGTTGCGCCGGCATCGTCGCCTCCTTCGAATTCACTGCTGCCGAGGGTTCAATGTTCGACCGGATTCGTCCGCATTCGCGCTCCTGGACGCTGCTCGCCGCCGTCGCGCTCGTCGCGTTCAACGCCGGCTGCACGTCCCCGTCCACGCCGCCGTCGGGCGCGGTGGTGCCCGTCGCCGCCGCATCGGGTGCCGCCGTGCCGCTGCCCGGCGTCCATGCGCCCGAGCTGTCGTCCGGCTGGACCGACAAGCCGGGCTGGACCTCGCAGCACTTCATGATCGCGGCCGCGAATCCGCTCGCGACGCAGGCCGGCTACGACATGCTGAAGGCGGGCGGCACCGCGATCGACGCGGCGATCGCCACGCAGATGGTGCTCGCGCTCGTCGAGCCGCAATCGTCGGGGATCGGCGGCGGTGCGTTCCTGCTGTACTTCGACGGCAAGGCGACGCAGGCCTACGACGGCCGCGAGACCGCGCCGGCCGCCGCGACCGACCGCCTGTTCTACGGGCCGACCGGCCAGCCGATGAGCTTCTACGAAGGTGTCGTCGGCGGGCGCTCGGTCGGCACGCCGGGCGTGCTGCGCATGCTCGACGCCGCGCACCGCGCACACGGCAAGCTGCCGTGGCGCCGGCTGTTCCAGCCGGCGATCCGGCTCGCCGAGCGCGGCTTCACGATCAGCCCGCGGCTCGCGACGCTGATCGGCAATGACAAGTACCTGAAGAACGACCCGGCCGCGCGCGCGTACTTCTACAACCCGGACGGCACGCCGAAGGCGGCCGGCACGGTGCTGA
Proteins encoded in this window:
- a CDS encoding LysR family transcriptional regulator yields the protein MDLNALTLLVEILDAGNLSKAAQRLKMSRANVSYRLNQLERSIGQQLVRRTTRRIEPTEIGLKLYEHGRRIRNELLAAQESVTTLGQDLQGRVRLSVPSGYGQMVMSDWLLAFKRLHPGIVLDVVFENRVEDLMRDEIDIAVRVMPEPPQNLVARDMGAVRYVACASAAFAAEHGMPASLGALSASPVVTATVMGRQLRIAAYLGDERHEVLLEPTLISENFLFLRQAILGGIGVGIVPDYVVQDDIRRGTVVTSLDAYRLSIFGTHMYMLYMPNRHHTRATSTFIEFILEQAGKTGRGGPGAMRQGFLSGDNPPAARRQ